The Engystomops pustulosus chromosome 9, aEngPut4.maternal, whole genome shotgun sequence genome includes a window with the following:
- the LOC140076661 gene encoding protein shisa-1-like: MCPLFILLFLHVSSSWAQFGEYCHGWTDNYGSWHPGFQCPERYDHVEATYCCGSCNLRYCCTASEARLDQGLCPSEDQEEMLRDGVPAVEVPPAVPTYLPFLLVGSIFVSFVIVGALVGVCCCRCLRPEEETQISGPAPQSRLLDAEPSTDNSRHSSSSSNSAPRGSLNARPQNLCALGAENINLYMNMPQAFPIMGCPPNTQFMHSAPSAAPFLQPPFINYAVPGEHTILMAPAQYVDARNCYPQSTNYLPLAQHIDPIHDESPSKC, encoded by the exons ATGTGTCCATTGTTTATCCTGTTGTTCCTGCATGTGAGTAGTTCTTGGGCACAGTTCGGAGAGTACTGCCATGGATGGACAGATAACTATGGAAGTTGGCACCCAGGATTTCAGTGCCCAGAAAGATATGACCATGTGGAGGCTACCTACTGTTGCGGGTCTTGTAATCTAAGATACTGCTGCACTGCCAGTGAAGCCAGGCTggaccagggattgtgccctagtGAGGATCAAGAAGAAATGCTCAGGGATGGTGTACCAGCTGTAGAGGTGCCACCAGCAG tgCCCACATACTTGCCTTTTCTTCTGGTTGGGAGCATCTTTGTGAGCTTTGTGATTGTGGGTGCTCTTGTGGGAGTATGCTGCTGCAGATGTCTGAGACCTGAGGAAGAAACCCAGATCAGTGGACCGGCACCACAAAGCCGACTCCTGGATGCAGAACCGTCTACTGATAACTCCAGGCACTCTAGTTCCAGCTCAAACTCTGCCCCTCGTGGTTCCCTAAACGCTCGCCCACAAAATCTCTGTGCTCTGGGAGCTGAAAATATCAATCTGTATATGAACATGCCACAAGCGTTTCCAATCATGGGTTGCCCACCTAATACTCAGTTTATGCATTCAGCTCCATCTGCTGCTCCTTTCTTACAACCACCATTCATTAACTATGCTGTGCCAGGGGAGCATACCATTTTAATGGCACCAGCTCAATACGTTGATGCCAGGAACTGTTACCCACAATCTACAAACTACCTACCACTGGCTCAGCATATTGACCCAATTCACGATGAATCTCCTTCAAAATGTTGA